AGGAGATGAAGTCGTTGTGGAAAcatattgtatttaattttgaCTAACTAAAtacattttccattttttcaaatttctttACTACAGCGACAACGCGTGAAATAAGCAATCGCAACTACATGCTCTACCATTGTCTTAAGCACGTACCAACTTGTTCTATAGCCGTTACAACCCCTTGAGCACGCTGGTGTATGTAAGGACTTGGTATAATAGAAGTGACCATGTAACAATTAATGTTAACGATttgaaaaaaacaaattttaatttaataattttatcctTAATCTTCACCTTTAAATACATACTTCCTCATTTTTATTCAAGGTTTAAGCATGTTAACTatgagttgtgatcaatgtcgaactaattttaaagatcaaagtagagaccaaattagagtcattagatctagtttttttgatgagatgccCACAAGTGTGAATTATTtcagtcttcattacaagccaatTTTACGTCATTctagtaggtttattacttcattctgatatgtaataccttgaaactacaatatatttttacttACTTCTTgcaggttttgaaatgattcaacacatgCTTCATTCAAATTCATCGAACTGagattttactttattcactttaaaaaatacaatccattccagtaggtttattacttaATTCAacaacgttattacttcattggacaatgtttttacttcattcattcattcagtAGAACTTCAAATGTTTCTACACATACTTTATTCAAAttgtttattacatcattccatttgtttattacaccattcaATTAGGCTATCACTTCATTTGTTGTCATAGCTGGAATTTTAAGACTGTCACAGCGTCGACGGGATGACCTTGATGTCTTCGTCGCCGACTCATGCCGAGAGAACGAATGAGACAAGGCCAATCACGGCGCCAGTGTACGCGAAGTCGATTCACAGTAGTGGCCAAAGACCGTTGTGGCGGCGGTGATAGACATtgcagagagaaagaacggtacGCCACTGCGGAaatagaatgaagtaaaaacctactggaataaagtaatatattttgaaatgaaGTTAAAATTGTCTTGTGATGAAGTAAAATAGGCTTGTGATaaaggcgaaaataatttatacatcTGTGTATCTCATgtataaaaaactagatctaaaaaccttAATTTGGtctatttatgtaattttgcaATAAAGAGTGGGTTTGTATATTATGAGGCTAAGTCATCCATAGAATAAATATAAGTAGGGAGTCTAAGTCAATGCAATATcccctataaatatataaatagtgAAAGCAGTAAAGCAATACACAGAATAACAGAAATGTCCATCCTCACAATTTTGATGCTCCTTCTTATTTTTACAGCAACAGAAGCTCAAAGAAGATCCTCCAACATCACCTTAGGCTCTTCCATCACTCCCTCCTCCAACTCCTCCTGGCTTTCCCCCTCCGGCGTCTACGCCTTCGGATTCTTCCCCCAACAGGTCAATGGCTACGCTGTCGGCATCTTTCTTCCTGACAAAACCGTCGTCTGGACAGCAAATAGGGACAACAATCCAACCGTCCCTGACGACGTCGTCTCCCTGCTACTATCTACCGACAGCATGCTAATATTGCGCCGGAGGCAAGGCCCAGATGTTGAGGTCATCAACCCCTCCACAACCATCGCGTCGGCATCAATGCTCGACAATGGCAACTTTGTTCTCTATGATTCCGAGTCCAGAATCATCTGGCAGAGCTTTGACCACCCGACCAACACCCTCCTCCCCGGCCAGCGCCTCCTGCCGGGGAATGAGCTCTTCTCCAGCGCCTCAGAGACCGACTACGGGAGAGGGATTTTCAGGCTGAAGATGCAGACCGATGGAAACCTCGTGCAGTATCCTATCAACACACAAGACATATCAGCTTATGCTTACTATTCAACACGCACATCCGGAGAAGGTGGCAACGTCTCTCTCAACCTCGACAGCGACGGCAGCCTTTATCTTTTCAACGGTAGCTTGCCTCTGCAGACTCTATCTGATGGTGGATTCCCTACGCAGGGGTCAATCAATTTCATGAGGCTCGACGTCGGAGGAATCTTCCGcatctactctctctctctcagtgATCTCACCATGACCAGGAGATGGACCTCCTTGAACGATGAGTGTCTTCCCCAAGGTTTCTGCGGAGTGAACGCCTTCTGTACTCTGATGGATAATGCACCGGAATGTCGGTGTCTTCCCGGTTTTGTCTACGTTCAGTCCGGCAACAACACAGCTGGCTGTTCTAGAAACTTCCTAGCGCAGGGCTGTACCAAAATTGACTATAGATTGAAATACGATATGAGAAGAGTCGAAAACACCGAATGGGAGGGTAACGCGTATGAGGTTTTTCGTATGATGAGTGAAGAAGAGTGCAGCAAAGCATGCCTCAATGACTGCAACTGCGAAGCAGCTTTCTTTACAGGCAgccaatgcagaaaacagaggcTTCCATTAAGATTCGGTAGAAGGACTACAGGAAGCTCAAACATAGCTCTCATTCGCGTCGGTACAACCATGGAGCCCAACGTGGGAGGTAGTTCCAATCATAAAAGCATTATCAAGAAAGAGCGGCGTGTAGACATCCTAATCATCGGCATTGTGCTTATGTCAATAGGCGTCTTGGCCTTGTTAATTTCTGTGATCTTCGCTCACAAGAAGCGGAAGAGCTACAATAAGATCAGTATCGAAGATGGAGCTAACTTTGTGGAGGGCATTTCGCTGAAAGTGTTCACATT
This sequence is a window from Salvia splendens isolate huo1 chromosome 14, SspV2, whole genome shotgun sequence. Protein-coding genes within it:
- the LOC121764477 gene encoding G-type lectin S-receptor-like serine/threonine-protein kinase LECRK3, which produces MSILTILMLLLIFTATEAQRRSSNITLGSSITPSSNSSWLSPSGVYAFGFFPQQVNGYAVGIFLPDKTVVWTANRDNNPTVPDDVVSLLLSTDSMLILRRRQGPDVEVINPSTTIASASMLDNGNFVLYDSESRIIWQSFDHPTNTLLPGQRLLPGNELFSSASETDYGRGIFRLKMQTDGNLVQYPINTQDISAYAYYSTRTSGEGGNVSLNLDSDGSLYLFNGSLPLQTLSDGGFPTQGSINFMRLDVGGIFRIYSLSLSDLTMTRRWTSLNDECLPQGFCGVNAFCTLMDNAPECRCLPGFVYVQSGNNTAGCSRNFLAQGCTKIDYRLKYDMRRVENTEWEGNAYEVFRMMSEEECSKACLNDCNCEAAFFTGSQCRKQRLPLRFGRRTTGSSNIALIRVGTTMEPNVGGSSNHKSIIKKERRVDILIIGIVLMSIGVLALLISVIFAHKKRKSYNKISIEDGANFVEGISLKVFTFEHLSEATNGFKEELGRGASGTVFKGFLQNGQKMVAVKRLEKEFAQGEIEFQTELKTIGKMYHKNLVRLLGYCLEGDHKLLVFEYMSNGSLADILFNKEKQPSWEERMDITRNISRGILYLHEECETQIIHCDIKPQNILMDGNWCAKISDFGLAKLLKQDQTNTYTGIRGTKGYVAPEWFQKQAITVKADVYSFGVMLLEIICCRKCVDWSRSEDEAILEEWVYDCYATGKIGSMVGDEMVEERKVERMVKIGIWCVQYDPSLRPTMKKVLLMLEGTVEIPIPPNPSSFLSSV